A region from the Leopardus geoffroyi isolate Oge1 chromosome E3, O.geoffroyi_Oge1_pat1.0, whole genome shotgun sequence genome encodes:
- the LOC123588941 gene encoding integrin alpha-M-like isoform X4, which translates to MTHRVLLLTALALLCHGFNLDTKHATLFQENAAGFGQSVVQLEGSRLVVGAPQEIKAANQTGGLYQCDYSTGKCEPISLEVPPEAVNMSLGLSLAFATNPFRLLACGPTLHQTCKENTYVNGLCFLFGSNLRQQPQSFPESLRECPRQDSDIAFLIDGSGSIIQSDFQKMKDFVSTVMGQFKKSKTLFSLMQYSEDFQTHFTFNEFKKNPNPSLLVRPIKQLRGRTHTATGIRKVVRELFQSSSGAREKAFKILVVITDGEKFGDPLEYKDVIPEADKEGIIRYVIGVGAAFNSPKTREELNTIASKPPRDYVFRVNNFEALKTIQNQLQEKIFAIEGTQTGSTSSFEHEMSQEGFSAAITSNDLLLGAVGSFDWAGGAFLYVSKDKFTFINTTRVDSDMNDAYLGYAAEVIWRSRVQNLVLGAPRYQHTGLVVMFRENAGTWETNTVIKGSQIGSYFGASLCSVDMDKDGSSDLVLIGAPHYYEPTRGGQVSVCPLPRGRARWQCETVLHGVQGHPWGRFGAALTALGDVNGDKLTDVAIGAPGEQENRGAVYLFHGTSRPGISPSHSQRIEGSQLSPTLQYFGQSLSGGQDLTMDGLVDLAIGAQGHVLLLRSQPVLRLEVTMEFTPKEVARNVFECRAKVVKGQTAGEVRVCLHVRKNTRDRLREGEIQSNITYDLALEPTLPHPRVVFDETKNSTRRQTRILRLNRECETLKLLLPYCVEDSVNPIILHFNFSLVGKPLSLFGNLQPVLAVDAQRLFTASFPFEQNCGSDNICHDDLSITFTFMGLDTLVVGGPRDLNVTLTVRNQGEDSYRTQVTFFYPPGLSYRRMSVTQKQRSQRPWRLTCESEDSTNGPEALKNSSCNISHPIFPNYSEITFNITFGVESDAFFGNRLLLKANVTSENNTTKTNKTEFQLELPVKYTVFVVVTSHEVSTKYLSFIASEKTSHSIKHQYEVNNLGQRSLPIIVVFWVPIKLNQVAVWHNLQVTLSQNLSRTCNTTENSPPLSDFMAELKRAPVVNCSIAVCQRIQCDIPSFSIQEKVNITLQGKLSFDWYIKTSANYLQVVTTAEVLYDDSKFALLPGQEAFLRAQIETKVEPNEVHNPVPLIVGSSVGGLVLLALITAGLYKLGFFKRQYKDMMSEAGPNAQPQ; encoded by the exons ccTTGGCCTTATTATGTCATGGGTTCAACCTGGATACTAAGCATGCAACGCTATTCCAAGAGAATGCAGCGGGCTTCGGGCAAAGTGTGGTCCAGCTTGAGGGATCCCG GTTGGTGGTTGGAGCCCCCCAGGAGATAAAGGCTGCCAACCAAACAGGTGGCCTCTACCAGTGTGACTACAGCACGGGCAAGTGTGAGCCTATCTCCCTGGAGG TCCCCCCGGAGGCGGTGAACATGTCTCTGGGCCTGTCTCTGGCATTTGCCACCAACCCTTTTCGACTGCTG GCCTGTGGTCCCACTCTGCACCAAACTTGTAAGGAGAACACCTATGTGAATGGCTTATGCTTCCTGTTTGGATCCAACCTACGGCAGCAGCCCCAGAGTTTCCCAGAGAGCCTCAGAG AGTGCCCTCGGCAAGACAGTGATATTGCCTTCTTGATTGATGGTTCTGGTAGCATCATCCAGAGCGACTTTCAGAAGATGAAGGATTTTGTCTCAACTGTGATGGGTCAATTCAAGAAATCCAAAACCTTG TTTTCTTTAATGCAGTACTCTGAAGACTTCCAGACTCATTTCACCTTTAATGAATTCAAGAAAAACCCTAACCCATCATTGCTGGTGAGGCCAATAAAACAGTTGCGTGGGCGGACACACACTGCCACAGGAATCCGCAAAGTAGT AAGAGAATTGTTTCAGAGCAGTAGTGGAGCCCGGGAGAAAGCCTTTAAGATCCTAGTAGTCATCACGGATGGAGAAAAGTTTGGCGATCCCTTGGAGTACAAGGATGTCATTCCTGAAGCAGACAAAGAGGGGATCATTCGCTATGTCATTGGG GTGGGAGCTGCTTTCAACAGTCCAAAAACTCGTGAAGAGCTTAATACCATTGCATCAAAGCCTCCTCGTGATTATGTGTTCCGGGTGAATAACTTTGAAGCTCTGAAGACCATTCAAAACCAGCTTCAGGAAAAGATCTTTGCAATTGAGG GTACTCAGACAGGAAGTACCAGCTCCTTTGAACATGAGATGTCTCAGGAAGGCTTCAGTGCTGCCATCACCTCT AATGATCTCTTGCTAGGTGCTGTGGGAAGCTTTGACTGGGCTGGTGGAGCTTTTCTGTATGTGTCAAAGGACAAGTTCACCTTCATCAACACAACCAGGGTAGATTCAGACATGAATGATGCTTACTTGG GTTATGCTGCCGAAGTCATATGGAGGAGCAGGGTGCAAAATCTGGTTCTTGGGGCACCTCGATATCAGCACACTGGCCTGGTGGTGATGTTTAGAGAGAATGCTGGTACCTGGGAGACCAACACTGTTATCAAGGGTAGCCAG ATTGGCTCCTACTTTGGGGCCTCCCTCTGCTCTGTGGACATGGACAAAGATGGCAGCTCTGACCTGGTCCTTATTGGGGCCCCCCATTACTACGAGCCGACAAGGGGGGGCCAGGTGTCTGTGTGCCCCTTGCCTCGGGGG AGGGCTAGATGGCAGTGTGAGACTGTTCTCCATGGGGTGCAGGGTCACCCCTGGGGCCGCTTTGGGGCAGCCCTGACAGCGCTGGGAGATGTGAATGGAGACAAGCTGACAGATGTGGCCATTGGGGCCCCAGGAGAGCAGGAGAACCGGGGTGCTGTTTACCTATTTCATGGAACCTCAAGACCGGGCATTAGCCCTTCCCACAGCCAG CGGATTGAAGGCTCCCAGCTCTCCCCCACACTACAATATTTTGGTCAGTCACTGAGTGGGGGCCAGGACCTCACAATGGATGGACTGGTGGACCTGGCTATAGGAGCCCAAGGCCATGTACTGCTGCTTAG ATCCCAGCCTGTGCTGAGACTTGAGGTGACCATGGAGTTCACACCCAAAGAAGTGGCAAGGAATGTGTTTGAATGTCGTGCAAAGGTGGTGAAAGGTCAGACTGCTGGGGAGGTTAGAGTTTGCCTTCATGTCCGCAAGAATACACGGGACAGGCTAAGAGAAG GAGAGATTCAGAGCAACATCACATATGACTTGGCTCTGGAGCCAACTCTCCCACATCCCCGAGTTGTCTTTGATGAGACAAAGAACAGCACACGCAGACAGACAAGAATCTTGAGGCTGAATCGAGAATGTGAGACCCTAAAGCTACTGTTACCG TATTGTGTAGAGGATTCAGTGAACCCCATCATCCTGCACTTCAACTTCTCTCTGGTGGGGAAACCCTTGTCCTTATTCGGGAACCTCCAGCCAGTGCTGGCTGTGGATGCTCAGAGACTCTTCACAGCTTCG tttcctttTGAGCAGAATTGTGGCAGTGACAACATTTGCCATGATGACCTCAGCATCACCTTCACTTTTATGGG TCTGGATACCCTGGTGGTGGGTGGTCCCCGAGACCTGAATGTGACATTGACTGTGAGAAACCAGGGCGAGGACTCCTACAGGACTCAAGTTACCTTCTTCTACCCACCTGGCCTGTCCTATAGGAGGATGTCAGTGACCCAG AAGCAGCGCTCACAGCGACCATGGCGCCTGACTTGTGAGTCTGAAGACTCCACCAATGGGCCCGAGGCTTTGAAGAATAGCAGCTGCAACATAAGCCACCCCATCTTCCCAAACTACTCAGAG ATCACCTTTAATATCACATTTGGTGTGGAATCTGATGCTTTCTTTGGAAACAGACTACTACTCAAGGCCAATGTGACCAG tGAGAACAACACAACTAAGACCAACAAAACTGAATTCCAACTGGAGTTGCCTGTGAAATACACTGTCTTCGTGGTGGTCACCAG CCATGAAGTCTCCACCAAATATCTCAGCTTCATAGCCTCAGAGAAGACCAGCCACAGTATAAAGCACCAGTATGAG GTCAACAACTTGGGACAGAGGAGCCTCCCCATCATTGTGGTCTTCTGGGTGCCTATCAAGCTGAACCAGGTGGCTGTGTGGCACAACCTCCAGGTCACCCTTTCCCAG AACCTCTCCAGAACATGCAACACCACGGAgaattctccccctctctctgacttcaTGGCAGAGCTTAAGAGGGCCCCAGTGGTG aaCTGCTCCATTGCTGTCTGCCAGAGAATCCAGTGTGACATCCCATCCTTCAGCATCCAGGAAAAAGTCAACATTACCCTCCAAGGCAAACTCTCATTTGACTGGTATATCAAG ACTTCAGCAAACTACCTTCAGGTTGTGACCACGGCAGAGGTCTTGTATGATGATTCGAAGTTTGCCCTGCTTCCAGGACAGGAGGCATTTCTGAGGGCCCAG ATAGAAACCAAAGTGGAGCCAAATGAAGTGCACAACCCTGTACCACTTATAGTGGGCAGCTCAGTGGGGGGGCTGGTGCTTCTGGCCCTCATCACCGCTGGACTGTACAAG CTTGGCTTCTTCAAACGGCAGTACAAGGACATGATGAGTGAAGCTGGTCCCAATGCCCAGCCCCAGTAA
- the LOC123588941 gene encoding integrin alpha-M-like isoform X1, with the protein MTHRVLLLTGFLLLPALALLCHGFNLDTKHATLFQENAAGFGQSVVQLEGSRLVVGAPQEIKAANQTGGLYQCDYSTGKCEPISLEVPPEAVNMSLGLSLAFATNPFRLLACGPTLHQTCKENTYVNGLCFLFGSNLRQQPQSFPESLRECPRQDSDIAFLIDGSGSIIQSDFQKMKDFVSTVMGQFKKSKTLFSLMQYSEDFQTHFTFNEFKKNPNPSLLVRPIKQLRGRTHTATGIRKVVRELFQSSSGAREKAFKILVVITDGEKFGDPLEYKDVIPEADKEGIIRYVIGVGAAFNSPKTREELNTIASKPPRDYVFRVNNFEALKTIQNQLQEKIFAIEGTQTGSTSSFEHEMSQEGFSAAITSNDLLLGAVGSFDWAGGAFLYVSKDKFTFINTTRVDSDMNDAYLGYAAEVIWRSRVQNLVLGAPRYQHTGLVVMFRENAGTWETNTVIKGSQIGSYFGASLCSVDMDKDGSSDLVLIGAPHYYEPTRGGQVSVCPLPRGQRARWQCETVLHGVQGHPWGRFGAALTALGDVNGDKLTDVAIGAPGEQENRGAVYLFHGTSRPGISPSHSQRIEGSQLSPTLQYFGQSLSGGQDLTMDGLVDLAIGAQGHVLLLRSQPVLRLEVTMEFTPKEVARNVFECRAKVVKGQTAGEVRVCLHVRKNTRDRLREGEIQSNITYDLALEPTLPHPRVVFDETKNSTRRQTRILRLNRECETLKLLLPYCVEDSVNPIILHFNFSLVGKPLSLFGNLQPVLAVDAQRLFTASFPFEQNCGSDNICHDDLSITFTFMGLDTLVVGGPRDLNVTLTVRNQGEDSYRTQVTFFYPPGLSYRRMSVTQKQRSQRPWRLTCESEDSTNGPEALKNSSCNISHPIFPNYSEITFNITFGVESDAFFGNRLLLKANVTSENNTTKTNKTEFQLELPVKYTVFVVVTSHEVSTKYLSFIASEKTSHSIKHQYEVNNLGQRSLPIIVVFWVPIKLNQVAVWHNLQVTLSQNLSRTCNTTENSPPLSDFMAELKRAPVVNCSIAVCQRIQCDIPSFSIQEKVNITLQGKLSFDWYIKTSANYLQVVTTAEVLYDDSKFALLPGQEAFLRAQIETKVEPNEVHNPVPLIVGSSVGGLVLLALITAGLYKLGFFKRQYKDMMSEAGPNAQPQ; encoded by the exons gctttctcctccttccagccTTGGCCTTATTATGTCATGGGTTCAACCTGGATACTAAGCATGCAACGCTATTCCAAGAGAATGCAGCGGGCTTCGGGCAAAGTGTGGTCCAGCTTGAGGGATCCCG GTTGGTGGTTGGAGCCCCCCAGGAGATAAAGGCTGCCAACCAAACAGGTGGCCTCTACCAGTGTGACTACAGCACGGGCAAGTGTGAGCCTATCTCCCTGGAGG TCCCCCCGGAGGCGGTGAACATGTCTCTGGGCCTGTCTCTGGCATTTGCCACCAACCCTTTTCGACTGCTG GCCTGTGGTCCCACTCTGCACCAAACTTGTAAGGAGAACACCTATGTGAATGGCTTATGCTTCCTGTTTGGATCCAACCTACGGCAGCAGCCCCAGAGTTTCCCAGAGAGCCTCAGAG AGTGCCCTCGGCAAGACAGTGATATTGCCTTCTTGATTGATGGTTCTGGTAGCATCATCCAGAGCGACTTTCAGAAGATGAAGGATTTTGTCTCAACTGTGATGGGTCAATTCAAGAAATCCAAAACCTTG TTTTCTTTAATGCAGTACTCTGAAGACTTCCAGACTCATTTCACCTTTAATGAATTCAAGAAAAACCCTAACCCATCATTGCTGGTGAGGCCAATAAAACAGTTGCGTGGGCGGACACACACTGCCACAGGAATCCGCAAAGTAGT AAGAGAATTGTTTCAGAGCAGTAGTGGAGCCCGGGAGAAAGCCTTTAAGATCCTAGTAGTCATCACGGATGGAGAAAAGTTTGGCGATCCCTTGGAGTACAAGGATGTCATTCCTGAAGCAGACAAAGAGGGGATCATTCGCTATGTCATTGGG GTGGGAGCTGCTTTCAACAGTCCAAAAACTCGTGAAGAGCTTAATACCATTGCATCAAAGCCTCCTCGTGATTATGTGTTCCGGGTGAATAACTTTGAAGCTCTGAAGACCATTCAAAACCAGCTTCAGGAAAAGATCTTTGCAATTGAGG GTACTCAGACAGGAAGTACCAGCTCCTTTGAACATGAGATGTCTCAGGAAGGCTTCAGTGCTGCCATCACCTCT AATGATCTCTTGCTAGGTGCTGTGGGAAGCTTTGACTGGGCTGGTGGAGCTTTTCTGTATGTGTCAAAGGACAAGTTCACCTTCATCAACACAACCAGGGTAGATTCAGACATGAATGATGCTTACTTGG GTTATGCTGCCGAAGTCATATGGAGGAGCAGGGTGCAAAATCTGGTTCTTGGGGCACCTCGATATCAGCACACTGGCCTGGTGGTGATGTTTAGAGAGAATGCTGGTACCTGGGAGACCAACACTGTTATCAAGGGTAGCCAG ATTGGCTCCTACTTTGGGGCCTCCCTCTGCTCTGTGGACATGGACAAAGATGGCAGCTCTGACCTGGTCCTTATTGGGGCCCCCCATTACTACGAGCCGACAAGGGGGGGCCAGGTGTCTGTGTGCCCCTTGCCTCGGGGG CAGAGGGCTAGATGGCAGTGTGAGACTGTTCTCCATGGGGTGCAGGGTCACCCCTGGGGCCGCTTTGGGGCAGCCCTGACAGCGCTGGGAGATGTGAATGGAGACAAGCTGACAGATGTGGCCATTGGGGCCCCAGGAGAGCAGGAGAACCGGGGTGCTGTTTACCTATTTCATGGAACCTCAAGACCGGGCATTAGCCCTTCCCACAGCCAG CGGATTGAAGGCTCCCAGCTCTCCCCCACACTACAATATTTTGGTCAGTCACTGAGTGGGGGCCAGGACCTCACAATGGATGGACTGGTGGACCTGGCTATAGGAGCCCAAGGCCATGTACTGCTGCTTAG ATCCCAGCCTGTGCTGAGACTTGAGGTGACCATGGAGTTCACACCCAAAGAAGTGGCAAGGAATGTGTTTGAATGTCGTGCAAAGGTGGTGAAAGGTCAGACTGCTGGGGAGGTTAGAGTTTGCCTTCATGTCCGCAAGAATACACGGGACAGGCTAAGAGAAG GAGAGATTCAGAGCAACATCACATATGACTTGGCTCTGGAGCCAACTCTCCCACATCCCCGAGTTGTCTTTGATGAGACAAAGAACAGCACACGCAGACAGACAAGAATCTTGAGGCTGAATCGAGAATGTGAGACCCTAAAGCTACTGTTACCG TATTGTGTAGAGGATTCAGTGAACCCCATCATCCTGCACTTCAACTTCTCTCTGGTGGGGAAACCCTTGTCCTTATTCGGGAACCTCCAGCCAGTGCTGGCTGTGGATGCTCAGAGACTCTTCACAGCTTCG tttcctttTGAGCAGAATTGTGGCAGTGACAACATTTGCCATGATGACCTCAGCATCACCTTCACTTTTATGGG TCTGGATACCCTGGTGGTGGGTGGTCCCCGAGACCTGAATGTGACATTGACTGTGAGAAACCAGGGCGAGGACTCCTACAGGACTCAAGTTACCTTCTTCTACCCACCTGGCCTGTCCTATAGGAGGATGTCAGTGACCCAG AAGCAGCGCTCACAGCGACCATGGCGCCTGACTTGTGAGTCTGAAGACTCCACCAATGGGCCCGAGGCTTTGAAGAATAGCAGCTGCAACATAAGCCACCCCATCTTCCCAAACTACTCAGAG ATCACCTTTAATATCACATTTGGTGTGGAATCTGATGCTTTCTTTGGAAACAGACTACTACTCAAGGCCAATGTGACCAG tGAGAACAACACAACTAAGACCAACAAAACTGAATTCCAACTGGAGTTGCCTGTGAAATACACTGTCTTCGTGGTGGTCACCAG CCATGAAGTCTCCACCAAATATCTCAGCTTCATAGCCTCAGAGAAGACCAGCCACAGTATAAAGCACCAGTATGAG GTCAACAACTTGGGACAGAGGAGCCTCCCCATCATTGTGGTCTTCTGGGTGCCTATCAAGCTGAACCAGGTGGCTGTGTGGCACAACCTCCAGGTCACCCTTTCCCAG AACCTCTCCAGAACATGCAACACCACGGAgaattctccccctctctctgacttcaTGGCAGAGCTTAAGAGGGCCCCAGTGGTG aaCTGCTCCATTGCTGTCTGCCAGAGAATCCAGTGTGACATCCCATCCTTCAGCATCCAGGAAAAAGTCAACATTACCCTCCAAGGCAAACTCTCATTTGACTGGTATATCAAG ACTTCAGCAAACTACCTTCAGGTTGTGACCACGGCAGAGGTCTTGTATGATGATTCGAAGTTTGCCCTGCTTCCAGGACAGGAGGCATTTCTGAGGGCCCAG ATAGAAACCAAAGTGGAGCCAAATGAAGTGCACAACCCTGTACCACTTATAGTGGGCAGCTCAGTGGGGGGGCTGGTGCTTCTGGCCCTCATCACCGCTGGACTGTACAAG CTTGGCTTCTTCAAACGGCAGTACAAGGACATGATGAGTGAAGCTGGTCCCAATGCCCAGCCCCAGTAA
- the LOC123588941 gene encoding integrin alpha-M-like isoform X5 → MTHRVLLLTGFLLLPALALLCHGFNLDTKHATLFQENAAGFGQSVVQLEGSRLVVGAPQEIKAANQTGGLYQCDYSTGKCEPISLEVPPEAVNMSLGLSLAFATNPFRLLACGPTLHQTCKENTYVNGLCFLFGSNLRQQPQSFPESLRECPRQDSDIAFLIDGSGSIIQSDFQKMKDFVSTVMGQFKKSKTLFSLMQYSEDFQTHFTFNEFKKNPNPSLLVRPIKQLRGRTHTATGIRKVVRELFQSSSGAREKAFKILVVITDGEKFGDPLEYKDVIPEADKEGIIRYVIGVGAAFNSPKTREELNTIASKPPRDYVFRVNNFEALKTIQNQLQEKIFAIEGTQTGSTSSFEHEMSQEGFSAAITSNDLLLGAVGSFDWAGGAFLYVSKDKFTFINTTRVDSDMNDAYLGYAAEVIWRSRVQNLVLGAPRYQHTGLVVMFRENAGTWETNTVIKGSQIGSYFGASLCSVDMDKDGSSDLVLIGAPHYYEPTRGGQVSVCPLPRGQRARWQCETVLHGVQGHPWGRFGAALTALGDVNGDKLTDVAIGAPGEQENRGAVYLFHGTSRPGISPSHSQRIEGSQLSPTLQYFGQSLSGGQDLTMDGLVDLAIGAQGHVLLLRSQPVLRLEVTMEFTPKEVARNVFECRAKVVKGQTAGEVRVCLHVRKNTRDRLREGEIQSNITYDLALEPTLPHPRVVFDETKNSTRRQTRILRLNRECETLKLLLPYCVEDSVNPIILHFNFSLVGKPLSLFGNLQPVLAVDAQRLFTASFPFEQNCGSDNICHDDLSITFTFMGLDTLVVGGPRDLNVTLTVRNQGEDSYRTQVTFFYPPGLSYRRMSVTQKQRSQRPWRLTCESEDSTNGPEALKNSSCNISHPIFPNYSEITFNITFGVESDAFFGNRLLLKANVTSHEVSTKYLSFIASEKTSHSIKHQYEVNNLGQRSLPIIVVFWVPIKLNQVAVWHNLQVTLSQNLSRTCNTTENSPPLSDFMAELKRAPVVNCSIAVCQRIQCDIPSFSIQEKVNITLQGKLSFDWYIKTSANYLQVVTTAEVLYDDSKFALLPGQEAFLRAQIETKVEPNEVHNPVPLIVGSSVGGLVLLALITAGLYKLGFFKRQYKDMMSEAGPNAQPQ, encoded by the exons gctttctcctccttccagccTTGGCCTTATTATGTCATGGGTTCAACCTGGATACTAAGCATGCAACGCTATTCCAAGAGAATGCAGCGGGCTTCGGGCAAAGTGTGGTCCAGCTTGAGGGATCCCG GTTGGTGGTTGGAGCCCCCCAGGAGATAAAGGCTGCCAACCAAACAGGTGGCCTCTACCAGTGTGACTACAGCACGGGCAAGTGTGAGCCTATCTCCCTGGAGG TCCCCCCGGAGGCGGTGAACATGTCTCTGGGCCTGTCTCTGGCATTTGCCACCAACCCTTTTCGACTGCTG GCCTGTGGTCCCACTCTGCACCAAACTTGTAAGGAGAACACCTATGTGAATGGCTTATGCTTCCTGTTTGGATCCAACCTACGGCAGCAGCCCCAGAGTTTCCCAGAGAGCCTCAGAG AGTGCCCTCGGCAAGACAGTGATATTGCCTTCTTGATTGATGGTTCTGGTAGCATCATCCAGAGCGACTTTCAGAAGATGAAGGATTTTGTCTCAACTGTGATGGGTCAATTCAAGAAATCCAAAACCTTG TTTTCTTTAATGCAGTACTCTGAAGACTTCCAGACTCATTTCACCTTTAATGAATTCAAGAAAAACCCTAACCCATCATTGCTGGTGAGGCCAATAAAACAGTTGCGTGGGCGGACACACACTGCCACAGGAATCCGCAAAGTAGT AAGAGAATTGTTTCAGAGCAGTAGTGGAGCCCGGGAGAAAGCCTTTAAGATCCTAGTAGTCATCACGGATGGAGAAAAGTTTGGCGATCCCTTGGAGTACAAGGATGTCATTCCTGAAGCAGACAAAGAGGGGATCATTCGCTATGTCATTGGG GTGGGAGCTGCTTTCAACAGTCCAAAAACTCGTGAAGAGCTTAATACCATTGCATCAAAGCCTCCTCGTGATTATGTGTTCCGGGTGAATAACTTTGAAGCTCTGAAGACCATTCAAAACCAGCTTCAGGAAAAGATCTTTGCAATTGAGG GTACTCAGACAGGAAGTACCAGCTCCTTTGAACATGAGATGTCTCAGGAAGGCTTCAGTGCTGCCATCACCTCT AATGATCTCTTGCTAGGTGCTGTGGGAAGCTTTGACTGGGCTGGTGGAGCTTTTCTGTATGTGTCAAAGGACAAGTTCACCTTCATCAACACAACCAGGGTAGATTCAGACATGAATGATGCTTACTTGG GTTATGCTGCCGAAGTCATATGGAGGAGCAGGGTGCAAAATCTGGTTCTTGGGGCACCTCGATATCAGCACACTGGCCTGGTGGTGATGTTTAGAGAGAATGCTGGTACCTGGGAGACCAACACTGTTATCAAGGGTAGCCAG ATTGGCTCCTACTTTGGGGCCTCCCTCTGCTCTGTGGACATGGACAAAGATGGCAGCTCTGACCTGGTCCTTATTGGGGCCCCCCATTACTACGAGCCGACAAGGGGGGGCCAGGTGTCTGTGTGCCCCTTGCCTCGGGGG CAGAGGGCTAGATGGCAGTGTGAGACTGTTCTCCATGGGGTGCAGGGTCACCCCTGGGGCCGCTTTGGGGCAGCCCTGACAGCGCTGGGAGATGTGAATGGAGACAAGCTGACAGATGTGGCCATTGGGGCCCCAGGAGAGCAGGAGAACCGGGGTGCTGTTTACCTATTTCATGGAACCTCAAGACCGGGCATTAGCCCTTCCCACAGCCAG CGGATTGAAGGCTCCCAGCTCTCCCCCACACTACAATATTTTGGTCAGTCACTGAGTGGGGGCCAGGACCTCACAATGGATGGACTGGTGGACCTGGCTATAGGAGCCCAAGGCCATGTACTGCTGCTTAG ATCCCAGCCTGTGCTGAGACTTGAGGTGACCATGGAGTTCACACCCAAAGAAGTGGCAAGGAATGTGTTTGAATGTCGTGCAAAGGTGGTGAAAGGTCAGACTGCTGGGGAGGTTAGAGTTTGCCTTCATGTCCGCAAGAATACACGGGACAGGCTAAGAGAAG GAGAGATTCAGAGCAACATCACATATGACTTGGCTCTGGAGCCAACTCTCCCACATCCCCGAGTTGTCTTTGATGAGACAAAGAACAGCACACGCAGACAGACAAGAATCTTGAGGCTGAATCGAGAATGTGAGACCCTAAAGCTACTGTTACCG TATTGTGTAGAGGATTCAGTGAACCCCATCATCCTGCACTTCAACTTCTCTCTGGTGGGGAAACCCTTGTCCTTATTCGGGAACCTCCAGCCAGTGCTGGCTGTGGATGCTCAGAGACTCTTCACAGCTTCG tttcctttTGAGCAGAATTGTGGCAGTGACAACATTTGCCATGATGACCTCAGCATCACCTTCACTTTTATGGG TCTGGATACCCTGGTGGTGGGTGGTCCCCGAGACCTGAATGTGACATTGACTGTGAGAAACCAGGGCGAGGACTCCTACAGGACTCAAGTTACCTTCTTCTACCCACCTGGCCTGTCCTATAGGAGGATGTCAGTGACCCAG AAGCAGCGCTCACAGCGACCATGGCGCCTGACTTGTGAGTCTGAAGACTCCACCAATGGGCCCGAGGCTTTGAAGAATAGCAGCTGCAACATAAGCCACCCCATCTTCCCAAACTACTCAGAG ATCACCTTTAATATCACATTTGGTGTGGAATCTGATGCTTTCTTTGGAAACAGACTACTACTCAAGGCCAATGTGACCAG CCATGAAGTCTCCACCAAATATCTCAGCTTCATAGCCTCAGAGAAGACCAGCCACAGTATAAAGCACCAGTATGAG GTCAACAACTTGGGACAGAGGAGCCTCCCCATCATTGTGGTCTTCTGGGTGCCTATCAAGCTGAACCAGGTGGCTGTGTGGCACAACCTCCAGGTCACCCTTTCCCAG AACCTCTCCAGAACATGCAACACCACGGAgaattctccccctctctctgacttcaTGGCAGAGCTTAAGAGGGCCCCAGTGGTG aaCTGCTCCATTGCTGTCTGCCAGAGAATCCAGTGTGACATCCCATCCTTCAGCATCCAGGAAAAAGTCAACATTACCCTCCAAGGCAAACTCTCATTTGACTGGTATATCAAG ACTTCAGCAAACTACCTTCAGGTTGTGACCACGGCAGAGGTCTTGTATGATGATTCGAAGTTTGCCCTGCTTCCAGGACAGGAGGCATTTCTGAGGGCCCAG ATAGAAACCAAAGTGGAGCCAAATGAAGTGCACAACCCTGTACCACTTATAGTGGGCAGCTCAGTGGGGGGGCTGGTGCTTCTGGCCCTCATCACCGCTGGACTGTACAAG CTTGGCTTCTTCAAACGGCAGTACAAGGACATGATGAGTGAAGCTGGTCCCAATGCCCAGCCCCAGTAA